One segment of Brassica napus cultivar Da-Ae chromosome C3, Da-Ae, whole genome shotgun sequence DNA contains the following:
- the LOC106385411 gene encoding disease resistance protein ADR2-like, which yields MFVYLNLKPYLMASSSSSSSPSPCTLSYHAFTSFHGPDVGKTFISHLHKQFTSNRITMFDDEGIERGHTIDPALTQVIRESTISIVVLTKNYASSSWCLDGLLEILKCRQAGKLIVMPVFYGVRPNDVQRQTGDFGKGFEKTCRGKTIKEKGRWSQALNKVCSLKGFIFSPRDDESELFEKIGREVTGILQRIEYLIAREVTDLNTLNPKISTNKSRCSIDLVFLVVIINLLLEITSAVADQLSSSTRKPYFARISLVMSILSLILTIIDFTDKIRVHKVHFRCKLPIPWFYYPARDYSTRFGNSTDNILLFCVVGQLIVSAINLSFTERGRDGPIKVSVWPLVFAIGIVVSKFTEKPPISKNN from the exons ATGTTTGTATATCTGAACTTGAAACCCTATctcatggcttcttcttcttcttcttcttctccctcgCCTTGCACACTGAGTTACCACGCCTTCACGAGCTTCCACGGACCTGACGTCGGTAAAACCTTTATCAGTCATCTACACAAACAGTTTACCAGCAATAGGATTACGATGTTCGATGATGAAGGAATCGAGAGAGGACACACCATCGACCCTGCTCTCACACAAGTGATTAGAGAATCAACGATCTCTATCGTGGTGCTCACCAAGAACTATGCTTCTTCCAGCTGGTGTTTGGATGGCCTTTTGGAGATTTTAAAATGCCGGCAAGCTGGTAAACTAATAGTGATGCCAGTCTTCTACGGAGTGCGACCAAATGATGTGCAGAGACAGACCGGAGATTTCGGGAAAGGTTTCGAGAAAACTTGTCGTGGTAAAACAATCAAGGAGAAGGGAAGATGGAGTCAAGCTTTGAACAAAGTGTGCAGTTTGAAGGGGTTTATCTTCAGTCCCAG GGACGACGAATCAGAGCTATTTGAAAAAATTGGCAGAGAAGTGACAGGAATCTTACAGAGGATTGAATATCTTATTGCTAGAGAAGTGACAGACTTAAACACGCTAAATCCTAAAATTTCGACCAACAAAAGCAGGTGTTCCATTGATTTGGTCTTCCTCGTCGTCATCATCAATTTGCTCCTGGAGATTACATCAGCGGTCGCGGACCAGCTCTCTTCATCAACTCGCAAGCCTTATTTCGCAAGAATCTCTTTGGTTATGTCAATTCTCTCTCTCATCCTCACCATCATTGACTTCACTGACAAAATCCGAGTCCATAAAGTTCATTTCCGATGCAAGTTGCCTATTCCTTGGTTCTACTATCCAGCACGTGACTACAGTACAAGATTTGGTAATTCCACAGATAATATCTTATTATTCTGTGTTGTTGGTCAGTTAATAGTCTCCGCGATCAATCTCAGCTTCACTGAAAGAGGACGAGACGGTCCCATTAAAGTATCAGTGTGGCCTCTCGTATTTGCTATTGGTATAGTTGTCTCCAAGTTCACGGAGAAGCCACCCATTTCGAAGAATAATTAA
- the LOC106386580 gene encoding CCR4-NOT transcription complex subunit 11-like isoform X2 — protein sequence MTIMKMEETAVVWTLLQSDLRPIQDVLSEFNSKFTRSRYFPVCSSLSILLQDPMILRSTDRLIAFAIMHQCYSSHKPSLNPFISEMINAACNEQAERYERAFLLHLFQWNSYNNAKEILKLSGADYIKTFDPSTNEFPELGELQREYGNKADGPSSHMFADYALKKLLHDPDVPRGCDPNSPEFDVQVQPGGISKIGSGDRNEAVSGILGSLTMGGLAPRWIRPCPPRYPVHQSELLWIDPDNKHELVWDDKMCADTSRGATVRDLLIKGLKVTLSPTEQEDITTALANDPKLVYHCGITPRKLPQLVEHNPQIAVEILTKLINSPEIVDYFTALVSMEMSLHSMEVVNRLTTAVELPKEFIRMFITNCISSCENAKQDKYMQNRLVRLVCVFLQSLIRNNIIDVKDLFIEVQAFCIDFSRVREAAGLFRLLKTLE from the exons ATGACGATTATGAAGATGGAAGAGACGGCGGTTGTTTGGACGCTGCTCCAGTCGGATCTCCGCCCGATCCAAGACGTTCTCTCCGAATTCAACTCCAAGTTCACCCGCTCTCGCTACTTCCCAGTCTGCTCCTCTCTTTCCATCCTCTTACAG GATCCGATGATACTGAGGAGTACTGATCGTCTAATTGCATTTGCTATCATGCACCAGTGTTACTCTTCCCATAAACCATCTTTAAACCCGTTTATATCGGAAATGATAAAT GCTGCTTGTAATGAGCAAGCGGAGAGGTATGAGAGAGCTTTCCTTCTCCACCTCTTTCAGTGGAATAGCTACAACAATGCTAAAGAG ATTCTCAAACTGTCAGGTGCTGATTATATCAAAACGTTTGATCCTTCAACTAAT GAATTTCCCGAGCTAGGAGAGCTGCAACGAGAGTATGGCAACAAAGCTGATGGACCATCTAGTCACATGTTTGCAGACTATGCTCTCAAAAAGCTATTGCATGATCCTGATGTTCCTCGTGGGTGCGATCCTAACTCTCCAGA GTTTGATGTCCAAGTCCAACCTGGAGGGATTTCTAAAATTGGATCAGGTGATAGAAACGAAGCCGTATCTGGAATATTGGGAAGTTTGACTATGGGGGGATTAGCTCCTAGGTGGATCCGTCCTTGTCCTCCGAGGTACCCAGTTCATCAGAGCGAG TTGCTTTGGATTGATCCTGATAACAAGCATGAGCTTGTCTGGGATGATAAAATGTGTGCTGACACTAGCAGAGGCGCAACAGTTAGAGACTTGCTTATTAAGGGTTTAAAGGTGACACTTTCACCTACAGAGCAAGAG GACATCACTACGGCTTTAGCAAATGACCCAAAGCTTGTCTATCACTGTGGAATAACTCCACGGAAGCTGCCG CAATTAGTAGAGCACAATCCTCAAATAGCAGTTGAGATTCTCACCAAGTTGATTAACTCTCCTGAGATTGTTGA CTATTTCACAGCTCTTGTAAGTATGGAGATGAGCCTGCACTCGATGGAAGTTGTAAACAGGCTCACAACTGCAGTTGAGCTTCCCAAGGAATTTATACGCATGTTCATCACTAATTGTATATCGTCTTGTGAGAACGCCAAG CAAGACAAATACATGCAGAATAGGCTTGTACGGCTTGTTTGCGTCTTCTTGCAGAGTTTAATTCGTAACAACATCATCGACG TGAAGGATCTATTCATAGAGGTTCAAGCTTTCTGCATAGACTTTTCGCGGGTTCGAGAAGCAGCTGGTCTCTTCAGGCTCTTGAAAACATTGGAATGA
- the LOC106386580 gene encoding CCR4-NOT transcription complex subunit 11-like isoform X1, with translation MTIMKMEETAVVWTLLQSDLRPIQDVLSEFNSKFTRSRYFPVCSSLSILLQDPMILRSTDRLIAFAIMHQCYSSHKPSLNPFISEMINAACNEQAERYERAFLLHLFQWNSYNNAKEILKLSGADYIKTFDPSTNEFPELGELQREYGNKADGPSSHMFADYALKKLLHDPDVPRGCDPNSPEFDVQVQPGGISKIGSGDRNEAVSGILGSLTMGGLAPRWIRPCPPRYPVHQSELLWIDPDNKHELVWDDKMCADTSRGATVRDLLIKGLKVTLSPTEQEDITTALANDPKLVYHCGITPRKLPQLVEHNPQIAVEILTKLINSPEIVDYFTALVSMEMSLHSMEVVNRLTTAVELPKEFIRMFITNCISSCENAKQQDKYMQNRLVRLVCVFLQSLIRNNIIDVKDLFIEVQAFCIDFSRVREAAGLFRLLKTLE, from the exons ATGACGATTATGAAGATGGAAGAGACGGCGGTTGTTTGGACGCTGCTCCAGTCGGATCTCCGCCCGATCCAAGACGTTCTCTCCGAATTCAACTCCAAGTTCACCCGCTCTCGCTACTTCCCAGTCTGCTCCTCTCTTTCCATCCTCTTACAG GATCCGATGATACTGAGGAGTACTGATCGTCTAATTGCATTTGCTATCATGCACCAGTGTTACTCTTCCCATAAACCATCTTTAAACCCGTTTATATCGGAAATGATAAAT GCTGCTTGTAATGAGCAAGCGGAGAGGTATGAGAGAGCTTTCCTTCTCCACCTCTTTCAGTGGAATAGCTACAACAATGCTAAAGAG ATTCTCAAACTGTCAGGTGCTGATTATATCAAAACGTTTGATCCTTCAACTAAT GAATTTCCCGAGCTAGGAGAGCTGCAACGAGAGTATGGCAACAAAGCTGATGGACCATCTAGTCACATGTTTGCAGACTATGCTCTCAAAAAGCTATTGCATGATCCTGATGTTCCTCGTGGGTGCGATCCTAACTCTCCAGA GTTTGATGTCCAAGTCCAACCTGGAGGGATTTCTAAAATTGGATCAGGTGATAGAAACGAAGCCGTATCTGGAATATTGGGAAGTTTGACTATGGGGGGATTAGCTCCTAGGTGGATCCGTCCTTGTCCTCCGAGGTACCCAGTTCATCAGAGCGAG TTGCTTTGGATTGATCCTGATAACAAGCATGAGCTTGTCTGGGATGATAAAATGTGTGCTGACACTAGCAGAGGCGCAACAGTTAGAGACTTGCTTATTAAGGGTTTAAAGGTGACACTTTCACCTACAGAGCAAGAG GACATCACTACGGCTTTAGCAAATGACCCAAAGCTTGTCTATCACTGTGGAATAACTCCACGGAAGCTGCCG CAATTAGTAGAGCACAATCCTCAAATAGCAGTTGAGATTCTCACCAAGTTGATTAACTCTCCTGAGATTGTTGA CTATTTCACAGCTCTTGTAAGTATGGAGATGAGCCTGCACTCGATGGAAGTTGTAAACAGGCTCACAACTGCAGTTGAGCTTCCCAAGGAATTTATACGCATGTTCATCACTAATTGTATATCGTCTTGTGAGAACGCCAAG CAGCAAGACAAATACATGCAGAATAGGCTTGTACGGCTTGTTTGCGTCTTCTTGCAGAGTTTAATTCGTAACAACATCATCGACG TGAAGGATCTATTCATAGAGGTTCAAGCTTTCTGCATAGACTTTTCGCGGGTTCGAGAAGCAGCTGGTCTCTTCAGGCTCTTGAAAACATTGGAATGA
- the LOC106387011 gene encoding dehydration-responsive element-binding protein 2G-like, protein MEEEQPPAKKRNMGRSRKGCMKGKGGPENATCTFRGVRQRTWGKWVAEIREPNRGTRLWLGTFNTSVQAAMAYDEAAMKLYGPEARLNLLQPQQKQKQEVKRNLSFSDHGSGSWSYKLDTIRGLDLGLGPSNGSRGSWSGSFSIPREDDHHNVSWLLPKRSSSQDQESVNDASGLAFSNKMQPRNLMMTPKNGSSNGVWSRFLVGQEKKTEYDVSSSCGSSDNKESILVPSGSGGEGMSRPEVEVEVGTGYLEMDDLLEIDDLGLLIGKDGDFKNWCCDEFQHPWNWFSERF, encoded by the coding sequence ATGGAAGAAGAGCAACCTCCGGCAAAGAAACGAAACATGGGAAGATCTCGAAAAGGTTGTATGAAAGGTAAAGGCGGTCCTGAGAACGCCACATGCACTTTCCGTGGAGTTAGGCAACGGACTTGGGGTAAATGGGTCGCTGAGATCCGTGAGCCTAACCGTGGCACCCGCCTCTGGCTCGGCACTTTCAATACCTCAGTCCAAGCCGCCATGGCTTACGATGAAGCCGCTATGAAGCTGTACGGACCCGAGGCTAGACTCAACTTGTTACAaccacaacaaaaacaaaaacaagaagtaAAGAGGAACTTGTCCTTTTCTGACCACGGGTCAGGTTCTTGGTCTTATAAGCTCGATACGATTCGTGGGCTGGACCTTGGTCTCGGCCCGTCTAATGGTTCACGCGGTTCGTGGTCGGGGAGTTTTAGCATTCCACGAGAAGATGATCATCATAATGTTTCTTGGTTGTTACCTAAACGAAGTAGTTCACAAGATCAAGAAAGCGTTAATGATGCGAGTGGCTTAGCGTTTTCGAATAAGATGCAACCGAGAAACTTGATGATGACTCCGAAGAATGGATCATCGAATGGAGTTTGGTCTAGGTTTCTTGTGGGACAAGAAAAGAAGACAGAATATGACGTGTCATCATCGTGTGGCTCGTCAGACAATAAGGAGAGTATATTGGTTCCTAGTGGCAGTGGCGGAGAAGGGATGAGTAGGCCGGAAGTGGAGGTGGAGGTGGGAACAGGGTATTTGGAGATGGACGATCTTTTGGAGATTGATGATTTGGGTTTGTTGATTGGCAAAGATGGAGATTTCAAGAATTGGTGTTGTGATGAGTTTCAACATCCATGGAACTGGTTCTCTGAGAGGTTTTAG